From Humisphaera borealis, the proteins below share one genomic window:
- a CDS encoding GTP-binding protein produces MTPSRYIMIGGFLGAGKTTAILKLAEHLRSQGKRVGLITNDQSVGLVDTAMLSSHGFATEEITGGCFCCRFNSLTDAADRLTEASRPEVFIAEPVGSCTDLKASVSYPLRRMYGDAYSVAPLSVLVDPIRAERILGLEVGKAFTKKVVYVYEKQLEEAEVIAVNKMDLLPPDRQARLVGALTSRFPKARVVLMSARHGEGMQTWFDLIAGSDLGFEPSMEVDYEIYAEGEALLGWMNCTVSVAAQSPTDGNRLLRDLAARIHARLAGQSAEVAHLKMTLTPDAGSDIAVLNLVRTDGSAELSHELAAEIDAGELIVNLRAEADPEALKDATVEAIEELMIETEGLKLSVQHLEHFRPGKPEPTHRLAEA; encoded by the coding sequence ATGACCCCCTCCCGTTACATCATGATCGGCGGTTTCCTGGGCGCCGGGAAGACGACCGCCATCCTTAAGCTGGCCGAGCACCTTCGGTCGCAGGGGAAGCGCGTCGGGCTGATCACCAATGATCAGTCCGTGGGCCTGGTGGATACGGCGATGCTGTCTTCCCACGGTTTTGCCACCGAAGAAATCACCGGCGGGTGCTTCTGCTGCCGGTTTAACAGCCTGACCGACGCCGCCGACCGGCTGACCGAAGCGTCACGGCCGGAAGTATTCATCGCCGAGCCCGTCGGCAGCTGCACCGACCTGAAGGCGTCCGTGAGTTACCCGCTTCGGCGGATGTATGGTGATGCCTATTCCGTCGCCCCGCTGTCGGTGCTGGTCGATCCGATCCGGGCCGAACGCATCCTGGGTCTGGAAGTCGGCAAGGCGTTTACGAAAAAGGTCGTCTACGTTTACGAGAAGCAGTTGGAAGAGGCGGAGGTCATCGCCGTTAACAAGATGGACCTGCTGCCGCCCGATCGCCAGGCCCGGCTGGTCGGCGCGCTGACGTCGCGGTTCCCCAAGGCCAGGGTCGTGCTGATGTCCGCCCGGCATGGCGAAGGCATGCAGACCTGGTTCGACCTGATCGCCGGCAGCGATCTGGGATTTGAGCCGTCGATGGAGGTCGATTACGAGATTTACGCCGAGGGCGAGGCTCTGCTGGGTTGGATGAATTGCACGGTGTCGGTTGCCGCTCAATCGCCGACCGATGGCAACAGGCTGCTTCGCGACCTGGCGGCCAGGATCCACGCCCGGCTGGCCGGGCAGAGCGCCGAGGTGGCGCATCTGAAGATGACGCTCACCCCCGACGCCGGCAGTGATATCGCAGTGCTGAACCTGGTTCGCACCGACGGCTCGGCCGAGCTGTCACACGAGCTGGCGGCGGAGATCGACGCCGGGGAATTGATCGTAAATCTTCGCGCCGAGGCCGACCCCGAAGCCCTGAAGGATGCTACAGTCGAAGCGATCGAGGAACTGATGATCGAAACGGAAGGCCTGAAGCTGAGCGTTCAGCACCTGGAGCACTTCCGCCCTGGCAAGCCGGAACCGACGCACCGTCTGGCCGAGGCGTAA
- a CDS encoding glycine cleavage system protein H: MTFDNMTTGRGPTTLERGMECDPNPLSATPAPVSKTPFDPATVILYKRNRFQSRLPRKFLYTRSHFWLEELEPASDGKAPLYKVGFTRFATRMLGEIVEQGFEAKPGSAITVGQTLGWVEGFKALSDVYGVIDGTFEGANTTLNDDPSRIDKDPYYAGWLYLARGTPDPNSTAVDGYMQVLDATIDKMLG, from the coding sequence ATGACGTTCGACAATATGACAACCGGCCGCGGGCCGACTACGCTTGAGCGCGGCATGGAATGCGACCCCAACCCACTGTCGGCCACCCCGGCACCTGTGTCGAAGACCCCCTTCGACCCCGCCACCGTCATTTTGTACAAGCGGAACCGTTTTCAGAGCCGCCTGCCACGGAAGTTCCTCTACACCCGTTCCCACTTCTGGCTCGAAGAGCTGGAACCGGCGTCGGACGGCAAAGCCCCCCTCTACAAGGTCGGCTTCACCCGCTTCGCCACCCGCATGCTCGGTGAGATCGTCGAACAGGGATTCGAAGCCAAGCCCGGCAGTGCGATCACCGTCGGGCAAACCCTCGGCTGGGTCGAAGGGTTTAAGGCACTGTCGGATGTTTATGGCGTGATCGACGGCACGTTCGAGGGAGCCAACACCACACTGAACGACGACCCGTCGCGCATCGACAAAGATCCGTATTACGCTGGCTGGCTTTATCTTGCGCGAGGAACGCCCGACCCCAACAGCACCGCCGTCGACGGGTATATGCAGGTGTTGGACGCGACGATTGACAAGATGCTCGGATGA
- a CDS encoding helix-turn-helix domain-containing protein: MGQSLPATPPVPSSVVAARLRWFRTERGLRLEDVAKRAGYTKGFLSKIEHGKASPPMTTLLRVAAALGVEADVLFAPDAGVAPDATVHTSSGAGVHVRDDTAGPGRTLLAVAANRHHKLMEPFVVTLEPGQTSTERRLTYPGEEFVYVLEGEIDYTVGEETFTMKPGDGLYFNSTRPHAAISRGGRARMVRVFCASPARRNRGEE; the protein is encoded by the coding sequence ATGGGTCAATCGTTGCCGGCCACGCCGCCGGTGCCTAGTTCCGTTGTCGCTGCCCGTCTGCGCTGGTTCCGCACCGAGCGGGGTTTACGCCTCGAAGACGTCGCCAAACGGGCCGGATACACCAAGGGATTTCTGAGCAAGATCGAGCACGGCAAGGCGTCGCCGCCGATGACGACGCTGCTTCGCGTTGCCGCCGCGTTGGGTGTGGAGGCTGACGTTCTGTTCGCCCCGGACGCGGGCGTCGCACCCGACGCGACGGTGCACACCAGTTCCGGCGCGGGCGTTCACGTGCGTGACGACACCGCCGGCCCCGGCCGCACCTTGCTCGCTGTCGCCGCCAACCGGCATCACAAGTTGATGGAGCCGTTCGTTGTAACCCTCGAACCGGGACAGACTTCGACCGAGCGCCGGCTGACCTACCCGGGCGAAGAGTTCGTCTACGTACTGGAAGGCGAGATCGATTACACGGTGGGAGAAGAAACCTTCACCATGAAGCCGGGCGACGGGCTTTACTTCAACTCGACCCGCCCGCACGCCGCGATCAGCAGAGGCGGCAGGGCACGCATGGTGCGGGTCTTCTGCGCGTCGCCGGCCCGGCGGAACCGGGGAGAAGAGTAG
- a CDS encoding TlpA family protein disulfide reductase — MQLSSSPLPRDPALRLAMAMRLSRRLLMVLAVAGGTWVMPSRPAFGQAPGVTVEPVRSIEEIQKELNEAGQAMSEAVPSMEALYDPAQRDKAAVTALPAMRRLSRLLDEYVKAEPRSAIQIGRASMELKAWMAVLGDKAADDDIKRLTVSPEDEIATGGKAWSVLVRWVRARNEALSQEKLALELSELAKVRRDNPTIAQVAAVMTETAANATLAEQAEKIVSEDLKGPVAQQIAQTLAGKRKLKGLVNKPLVLQGAALDGSKFSTAGWKGKVVLVDFWATWCPPCRAELPEVKKVYAEFHAKGLEIVGVSCDRDVDDLKGFLSQNADMPWPQLFEPGKPGWHPLAEEFGIDGIPTMFLIDKKGVVRSVTARENYKELIPKLLAE; from the coding sequence ATGCAGCTATCCTCCTCACCCCTTCCCCGTGACCCGGCGCTTCGACTCGCGATGGCGATGCGTTTATCGCGCAGGCTTCTAATGGTACTTGCCGTCGCCGGCGGCACCTGGGTAATGCCGTCGCGGCCGGCCTTCGGCCAGGCACCCGGCGTCACGGTTGAACCCGTGCGCAGCATCGAAGAAATCCAAAAGGAGCTGAACGAGGCCGGACAGGCGATGTCCGAGGCCGTTCCGTCGATGGAGGCTCTCTACGATCCGGCACAGCGAGACAAGGCCGCCGTCACGGCCCTTCCGGCGATGCGCCGGTTGAGCCGCCTGCTTGACGAATACGTCAAGGCCGAGCCGCGATCGGCGATCCAGATCGGTCGCGCTTCAATGGAGCTCAAGGCCTGGATGGCTGTTCTCGGTGACAAGGCCGCCGACGACGACATCAAGCGCCTGACCGTTTCGCCGGAAGACGAAATTGCCACCGGCGGAAAGGCCTGGTCGGTGTTGGTCCGCTGGGTTCGGGCCCGCAACGAGGCCCTCTCGCAGGAGAAGCTCGCTCTGGAACTTTCCGAGCTGGCCAAGGTTCGCCGCGACAACCCCACGATCGCGCAGGTCGCCGCGGTGATGACCGAGACCGCCGCCAACGCCACCCTGGCCGAGCAGGCCGAGAAGATTGTTTCGGAAGATCTCAAGGGGCCGGTCGCGCAGCAGATCGCGCAGACGCTGGCGGGGAAACGAAAGCTCAAGGGGTTGGTGAACAAGCCACTGGTGCTTCAGGGTGCGGCGCTGGACGGAAGCAAGTTCAGCACCGCCGGCTGGAAGGGCAAGGTTGTTCTCGTCGATTTCTGGGCGACCTGGTGTCCGCCCTGCCGCGCCGAGCTGCCCGAAGTGAAGAAGGTCTATGCCGAGTTCCACGCCAAGGGGCTTGAGATTGTTGGCGTTTCGTGTGACCGCGACGTGGACGACCTCAAGGGTTTCCTGTCACAGAACGCCGACATGCCCTGGCCGCAGCTCTTCGAGCCCGGCAAGCCCGGCTGGCATCCGCTCGCCGAAGAGTTCGGCATCGACGGCATCCCGACAATGTTCCTGATCGACAAGAAAGGCGTCGTGCGATCGGTCACGGCCCGGGAGAACTACAAGGAACTGATCCCGAAACTGCTCGCCGAATGA
- a CDS encoding amidohydrolase family protein, with amino-acid sequence MSLIAVLVATLGIAISNASGNDQIPGKPLPGPLLLHGGDIHTVSGDVILGGWVLIENGKIADLGKDAPPKLPEGGRAIDIKGKRVYPGLIAIGNELGLVEIPSVRASRDASEAGQLNANVRAERGVNPDSELIPVTRANGVLLNLTTPSGGLVTGTSVLLQLDGWTWEDMTLKAPVGMHIAWPRMSQARRGAAAGEEEDKVSRRGDQLRELEALFDEARAYAAGRTVASGPTTRPAGPRAPAPAGFDARLEAMVPVVKGDLPIFVWADELRQIESAVAFAAKQKVKLVIVGGYDADRCADLLKRNNVAVVVSGTQRVPQRRDADYDEAYALPARLHKAGVTYCISYSGRFASNVRNLPYHAGQAVAFGLPADEAVRSITLHAATILGVADRVGSIEKGKDATLIVTSGDVLETPTQVELAFIQGRPVDLTSRHTRLWKKYQEKYK; translated from the coding sequence GTGTCACTGATTGCAGTCCTCGTCGCGACGCTGGGGATTGCCATCTCGAATGCGTCAGGTAACGACCAGATACCAGGCAAGCCGCTGCCCGGTCCGCTTCTACTGCACGGCGGTGACATTCACACGGTATCGGGAGACGTCATCCTCGGCGGTTGGGTTCTCATCGAGAACGGCAAGATTGCCGACCTCGGGAAAGATGCGCCTCCAAAACTGCCGGAAGGCGGCCGTGCGATCGACATCAAGGGAAAGCGCGTCTATCCCGGCCTGATCGCGATCGGCAACGAGCTTGGATTGGTAGAGATCCCCTCCGTCCGCGCGTCGCGCGACGCTTCCGAAGCCGGGCAGCTTAATGCCAACGTACGCGCCGAACGCGGCGTGAATCCCGACAGCGAACTGATTCCCGTCACCCGGGCCAACGGCGTGCTGCTGAACCTGACCACGCCGTCCGGCGGCTTGGTCACAGGGACAAGCGTCTTGCTGCAACTGGACGGGTGGACCTGGGAAGACATGACGCTCAAGGCGCCGGTCGGCATGCACATCGCCTGGCCGCGTATGTCGCAGGCACGGAGGGGCGCCGCCGCCGGCGAGGAAGAAGACAAAGTTTCACGTCGGGGCGATCAACTGAGGGAGTTGGAAGCGCTCTTCGACGAGGCCCGCGCTTACGCCGCCGGGCGAACCGTCGCTTCCGGACCGACGACCCGGCCCGCCGGTCCCCGGGCACCAGCGCCGGCTGGATTCGACGCACGCCTGGAGGCGATGGTCCCGGTTGTTAAAGGCGATCTCCCGATCTTCGTCTGGGCCGACGAGCTCAGGCAGATCGAGTCGGCGGTCGCGTTCGCCGCGAAGCAGAAGGTGAAGCTCGTTATCGTCGGCGGGTACGATGCCGACCGATGCGCCGATCTGCTCAAGCGGAATAACGTGGCGGTGGTCGTCAGCGGGACCCAGCGCGTGCCGCAGCGTCGCGACGCCGACTACGACGAAGCCTATGCCCTGCCGGCGCGCCTGCACAAAGCGGGCGTCACCTACTGCATCAGCTATAGCGGCCGCTTCGCGTCGAACGTCCGCAACCTGCCGTATCACGCCGGGCAGGCCGTCGCTTTCGGGCTGCCGGCCGATGAGGCGGTTCGGTCGATCACGCTGCACGCGGCGACGATCCTGGGCGTCGCGGACCGGGTCGGCTCGATCGAAAAAGGGAAGGACGCCACGCTCATCGTCACGTCCGGCGATGTGCTGGAAACACCGACGCAGGTTGAACTTGCGTTCATCCAGGGCCGGCCCGTTGATCTGACCAGCCGTCACACCCGGCTTTGGAAGAAGTACCAGGAGAAGTATAAGTGA
- a CDS encoding amidohydrolase family protein: protein MHSPPRRRRPLAVAGLFLLPALCAAFLALIARGDRAERSASPEGLQENPPSVHAFVNARLVLSAGRVVEKGTVVFRDGVIEAVGDDIKPPADARIWDLTGKTVYPGLIDAYSELSDTPPDADTPPGEMLRPVGGAGYWNPFVTPQFRASDAYKSDPETNKKLRSQGVVARLVVPSRQIVKGSSVAVTTDDSPSTDTVLQPMVGMHVRLTPAAKRGDDRVYPNSPMGALSLVRQAILDARWYDKTRSAWDTDRSFSRPEHNDALAALVPAAKGKMPLFVDAPDELYALRADLLGKEFEIPIVIRGSGQEYRRLQLIADAKRAVIVPVNFAKAPNVASPEAALAVSLDELMDWDLQPENPARLEKAGVKIALTSHGLKDKSGFLAAVRKAVKRGLPREAALRSLTATPAELIGIDKTHGSIDRGKSASFLVTDGDLFADKTLVLATWVDGRRHEVTPSLSPDPRGVWVLNWGAGDTKRTLSVRITGTAVKLAGTIVLTTLAAGEAATRPARAPTAVATGAAAATRPSPTALAHIDYAPGQITFTIKAERSGEAFDRLGMAGVAQVSGTIIGDEWSGRMVLPDGTTFPLAGKRTSAAQEGDKKPVDPESAEGAKSQAASGPAPQSKNDPTTRPSSFDINYPLGSRGTTTPPQKRRVLFQNATVWTSGPKGKLASASVLIEDGRIVTVFENGSLPEPDANLKVVDCTGLHLSPGIIDCHSHIATDGGINESGRAVTCNVRIGDFIDPDDISIYRQLAGGVTSSNILHGSANPIGGQNQVIKLRWGAGPEQMKFQDAAPGVKFALGENVKQANWGEKFTSRYPQTRLGVEQIIRDRFTAAREYHQAHERYKSTAVGVPPRIDLELEAMWEIVSGKRLIHCHSYRQDEILALLRVCEEFGVKIATLQHILEGYKVADAIAKHGAGASSFSDWWAYKLEVYDAIPYNGQLLRDAGVLVSFNSDDAEMARRLNLEAAKAVKYGGVPEVEALKFVTLNPAKQLRIDDRVGSIEPGKDADLVLWSGSPLSTMSRVNETWIDGRLYFSRTDDQKMRQRDAERRTTLIQKILSGDAAVADDKDKEPRERDKWAREDLYCGCRVEGGK, encoded by the coding sequence ATGCACTCTCCACCGCGCCGCCGTCGGCCGCTGGCTGTCGCCGGGCTGTTTCTTCTGCCAGCCCTGTGCGCGGCGTTTCTCGCATTGATTGCCCGCGGCGATCGTGCGGAACGATCCGCATCGCCGGAAGGGTTGCAGGAGAACCCTCCGTCGGTCCACGCCTTCGTCAATGCCCGCCTCGTGCTGTCGGCCGGCCGCGTTGTCGAGAAGGGGACGGTCGTCTTCCGCGACGGTGTCATCGAAGCCGTGGGCGACGACATCAAACCCCCTGCCGATGCTCGCATCTGGGACCTGACCGGCAAGACGGTCTATCCGGGTCTGATCGACGCGTACAGCGAGCTTTCCGACACACCGCCCGACGCCGATACGCCTCCAGGCGAAATGCTGCGTCCCGTCGGCGGCGCGGGTTACTGGAATCCTTTCGTCACGCCGCAGTTTCGCGCTTCCGACGCCTACAAGAGCGACCCCGAAACCAACAAGAAGCTGCGGTCGCAAGGCGTCGTCGCAAGGCTGGTCGTTCCATCGCGGCAGATCGTCAAGGGTTCGAGCGTCGCCGTCACCACCGACGATTCCCCGTCTACTGACACCGTCCTGCAACCGATGGTCGGCATGCACGTTCGACTGACACCCGCGGCAAAGCGTGGCGACGATCGGGTCTATCCCAACTCGCCGATGGGCGCACTGTCGCTGGTTCGACAGGCGATCCTCGACGCCCGCTGGTACGACAAGACGCGGTCCGCGTGGGACACCGACCGATCTTTCTCCCGACCGGAACACAACGACGCGCTGGCGGCGCTGGTGCCGGCGGCGAAGGGGAAAATGCCCCTGTTTGTCGACGCCCCCGACGAGCTTTACGCACTGCGTGCCGACCTGCTGGGGAAGGAGTTCGAAATCCCTATCGTGATCCGTGGCAGTGGCCAGGAGTACCGCCGGCTGCAGCTCATCGCCGACGCCAAGCGCGCCGTCATCGTCCCGGTGAACTTTGCGAAGGCGCCCAATGTCGCATCGCCGGAGGCGGCACTGGCGGTCTCACTCGACGAATTGATGGACTGGGATCTACAGCCCGAGAATCCCGCCCGGCTCGAAAAGGCCGGCGTCAAGATCGCACTGACGTCACACGGGCTGAAAGACAAATCCGGGTTTCTCGCCGCGGTCCGCAAGGCGGTGAAACGCGGTCTGCCGCGGGAGGCGGCGCTGCGCTCGCTGACCGCGACGCCGGCGGAACTGATCGGTATCGACAAAACGCACGGCTCGATCGATCGCGGGAAGTCGGCAAGCTTCCTCGTCACTGACGGCGATCTTTTCGCCGACAAGACACTCGTCCTGGCCACCTGGGTTGACGGTCGGCGGCACGAGGTGACGCCGTCGCTGAGCCCCGACCCACGCGGCGTCTGGGTGCTGAACTGGGGCGCCGGCGACACCAAGCGCACACTGTCGGTACGGATCACCGGCACCGCTGTAAAGCTGGCCGGAACGATCGTCTTAACCACGCTGGCAGCGGGCGAAGCGGCCACCCGGCCGGCTCGCGCACCGACCGCCGTCGCCACCGGTGCCGCCGCCGCCACACGCCCTTCCCCCACCGCACTGGCACATATCGATTACGCGCCGGGCCAGATCACCTTCACGATCAAGGCAGAACGCTCCGGCGAAGCGTTCGATCGGCTGGGGATGGCCGGCGTTGCCCAGGTGTCGGGAACGATCATCGGCGACGAATGGTCGGGCCGGATGGTGCTCCCCGACGGGACGACATTCCCGCTGGCGGGCAAACGCACCTCCGCCGCTCAGGAGGGTGACAAGAAGCCGGTCGATCCCGAGAGCGCCGAAGGCGCAAAGTCGCAGGCGGCGTCAGGACCCGCGCCGCAGTCGAAGAACGATCCGACAACGCGTCCTTCGTCGTTCGACATCAACTACCCGCTGGGCAGTCGGGGCACCACCACACCGCCGCAGAAGCGGCGCGTCTTGTTCCAGAACGCAACCGTCTGGACGAGCGGCCCCAAGGGGAAGCTTGCCAGTGCGAGTGTATTGATCGAAGACGGCAGAATCGTAACGGTCTTTGAGAACGGCTCGCTCCCCGAGCCCGACGCGAACCTGAAGGTGGTCGATTGTACTGGGCTCCACCTTTCCCCGGGCATCATCGACTGTCACTCGCACATCGCGACCGATGGCGGCATCAACGAGTCGGGGCGGGCCGTCACCTGTAATGTCCGCATCGGCGACTTCATCGACCCCGACGACATCAGCATCTACCGCCAACTCGCCGGCGGCGTGACGTCGTCCAACATCCTTCACGGCTCGGCGAACCCGATCGGTGGGCAGAACCAGGTCATCAAGCTCCGCTGGGGTGCCGGTCCGGAACAGATGAAGTTCCAGGACGCGGCGCCGGGCGTGAAGTTCGCCCTCGGCGAAAACGTGAAGCAGGCCAACTGGGGCGAAAAGTTCACCAGCCGGTATCCGCAGACGCGGCTGGGCGTGGAGCAGATCATCCGAGACCGATTCACCGCCGCCCGCGAGTACCACCAGGCCCACGAGCGTTACAAATCGACTGCGGTCGGAGTTCCGCCACGCATCGACCTGGAGCTGGAAGCGATGTGGGAGATCGTTAGCGGCAAGCGGCTGATCCACTGCCACAGCTACCGGCAGGATGAGATTCTTGCCTTACTGCGGGTGTGCGAAGAGTTCGGCGTGAAGATCGCTACGCTGCAGCACATCCTAGAGGGTTACAAGGTCGCCGACGCGATCGCCAAACACGGTGCCGGGGCCAGCAGCTTCAGCGACTGGTGGGCGTACAAGCTCGAGGTCTACGATGCCATCCCCTACAACGGCCAGCTCCTGCGTGACGCCGGCGTTCTGGTGAGCTTCAACAGCGACGACGCCGAGATGGCCCGGCGATTGAACCTGGAGGCCGCCAAGGCGGTGAAGTATGGCGGCGTGCCGGAGGTGGAAGCGCTCAAGTTTGTGACACTCAACCCGGCAAAGCAGCTCCGGATCGACGATCGCGTCGGGTCGATCGAGCCCGGCAAGGACGCCGACCTGGTTCTCTGGAGCGGCTCCCCCCTTTCGACGATGAGCCGCGTCAACGAAACCTGGATCGACGGCCGGCTCTACTTCAGCCGCACCGACGACCAGAAGATGCGCCAGCGCGACGCCGAGCGGCGGACGACGTTGATTCAAAAGATCCTCTCCGGCGACGCCGCCGTCGCCGACGACAAGGACAAGGAACCGCGCGAGCGCGACAAGTGGGCCCGGGAAGACCTGTACTGCGGCTGCCGCGTGGAAGGGGGCAAGTGA
- a CDS encoding (Fe-S)-binding protein: MTAPLAQVNPSALRLDPRTLDRGLSCVHCGLCLPVCPTYTQNGLEADSPRGRIQLMLGLHEGKIEATETVRHHLDLCLDCRACETACPSNVVYHELIEETRAKLPPAHMSVQDRIVRWMFLHVLTKPTRLKLALLPARLLQKIGVYALLRRSGLFNLLPAGLRKMEAMLPDDGPLWPRAVAVSLPPSSVPSTNRSETAEVSMFPGCVGSIMFARVNQQAVDLLQAAGCTVIAPSGGCCGAIHHHNGLHGDAEAMARQVIDQTLPIGAAKLPKYIVTNIAGCGAMLRDYGTLLRDDPAYAERAKQFAARVRDITEVLAEIGLPAMAHPVEMTATYHDACHLIHAQKVAAQPRALLASVPGLKLVPLPESDMCCGAAGTYNLTQPAMASDLADRKLRYVASTGAKVCIAGNVGCSMHMQSAARQAGQPLKVVHPVEILHQAVFGDHHGPT; encoded by the coding sequence ATGACCGCTCCGCTCGCCCAGGTAAATCCTTCCGCCCTTCGGCTCGATCCGAGAACCCTCGATCGCGGTTTGTCCTGTGTTCACTGCGGGCTCTGCCTGCCCGTCTGCCCCACGTACACGCAGAATGGCCTTGAAGCTGATTCGCCGCGCGGCCGCATCCAGCTCATGCTCGGCCTGCACGAAGGCAAGATCGAAGCCACGGAAACCGTCCGTCATCATCTCGATCTCTGCCTCGACTGCCGTGCCTGCGAGACCGCCTGTCCGAGCAATGTCGTTTATCACGAGCTGATAGAGGAAACCCGCGCCAAGCTTCCGCCGGCACACATGAGCGTGCAGGATCGGATCGTGCGGTGGATGTTCTTGCACGTGCTCACCAAACCAACCCGACTCAAGCTCGCGCTCCTGCCGGCGCGATTGCTGCAGAAGATTGGTGTCTACGCGTTGCTTCGGAGGTCTGGACTGTTCAACCTGCTCCCCGCGGGCTTGCGCAAAATGGAGGCGATGCTGCCGGACGACGGACCACTCTGGCCCCGTGCGGTTGCCGTCAGCCTTCCACCATCATCGGTTCCATCGACCAACCGATCCGAGACGGCCGAGGTCTCGATGTTCCCGGGTTGCGTCGGTTCGATCATGTTTGCCCGCGTGAACCAGCAGGCGGTCGATCTGCTCCAGGCCGCGGGCTGCACGGTGATTGCCCCCTCAGGCGGGTGCTGCGGTGCCATCCATCACCACAATGGTCTGCACGGCGACGCCGAAGCCATGGCACGGCAGGTCATCGATCAGACGTTGCCGATTGGGGCGGCAAAACTTCCCAAGTACATCGTCACCAATATCGCCGGCTGCGGAGCGATGCTGCGCGATTACGGCACCCTGCTGCGCGATGATCCGGCATACGCCGAGCGGGCCAAGCAGTTCGCTGCCCGCGTGCGGGACATCACCGAAGTCCTCGCCGAGATCGGACTTCCGGCGATGGCGCATCCGGTCGAAATGACCGCCACCTATCACGATGCCTGCCACCTGATCCACGCGCAAAAGGTCGCCGCCCAGCCGCGGGCGTTGTTGGCCAGTGTTCCGGGGCTCAAGCTGGTTCCACTGCCCGAGTCCGACATGTGCTGCGGCGCTGCGGGCACCTACAACCTGACGCAGCCGGCAATGGCGTCGGATCTGGCCGACCGCAAGCTGCGGTATGTCGCCTCGACCGGCGCGAAGGTCTGTATCGCCGGCAACGTGGGTTGTTCGATGCACATGCAATCCGCCGCCCGACAGGCCGGCCAGCCCCTGAAAGTCGTCCATCCGGTGGAGATCCTGCACCAGGCGGTCTTCGGCGATCATCACGGTCCGACCTGA
- a CDS encoding FAD-binding oxidoreductase — protein sequence MDSHAHSRPPRTPLVPPGGIDLHERDMTATFSADVTLAEAQSRLAEIGQWLPIDGNPELSLGQLVNENSTGPLRLGYGAWRDLLLGVQFTNGGGDLITAGGRTVKNVAGYDLTKFMVGQRGVFGRLMTLTTRTYRRPAGAIAIDLPPEPLKINDLLPTPLRPQWEVLTADSLRLGYLGDERTLDYYRQHLPSLSPKRIVERTVDDDIADRRSLWVHGDRAFRATLPPAKLLTFTASSGLASGNSRWTADAAFGIVVGPIPDDVAQLVSAVESVGGRLSLNDHSRDSSTVLSGLSPEERDVLEQLKRAFDGAQMLNPIPTTYANAHRQQSVG from the coding sequence ATGGATTCCCACGCCCACAGCCGCCCGCCGCGAACGCCGCTCGTGCCACCCGGGGGCATCGACCTGCACGAACGGGACATGACCGCCACGTTCAGCGCCGATGTCACGCTCGCCGAAGCCCAGTCGCGCCTGGCGGAGATCGGCCAGTGGCTGCCGATCGACGGCAATCCCGAACTGTCCCTCGGACAACTGGTGAACGAGAACTCTACGGGGCCCCTTCGCCTCGGCTATGGCGCCTGGCGCGACCTGTTGCTGGGCGTTCAATTCACCAACGGCGGCGGCGATCTCATTACCGCCGGCGGCCGAACCGTCAAAAACGTCGCCGGCTACGACCTGACGAAGTTCATGGTCGGTCAGCGCGGCGTTTTCGGCCGCCTGATGACGCTGACGACCCGTACCTACCGCCGTCCCGCCGGTGCGATCGCGATCGACCTTCCACCGGAGCCCCTAAAGATCAACGATCTGCTCCCGACGCCCCTGCGGCCGCAATGGGAGGTGCTGACCGCGGATTCACTGCGGCTGGGCTATCTCGGCGACGAGCGAACACTCGACTACTACCGTCAGCACCTACCCTCACTCTCGCCGAAGCGAATTGTCGAGCGGACGGTGGACGACGACATCGCCGACCGGCGATCGCTTTGGGTTCACGGCGACCGGGCATTTCGGGCGACGCTACCACCGGCGAAGCTGCTGACATTTACAGCGTCATCGGGACTGGCCTCCGGCAACTCCAGGTGGACTGCCGACGCGGCATTCGGCATCGTCGTCGGCCCGATACCGGACGATGTCGCGCAGCTGGTCTCGGCGGTCGAGTCCGTCGGCGGACGTCTGTCGCTCAACGATCACTCGAGGGATTCATCGACCGTGCTTTCGGGACTCTCGCCGGAAGAACGAGACGTTTTGGAACAACTCAAGCGGGCATTTGACGGGGCGCAGATGTTGAACCCCATCCCGACCACATACGCGAACGCCCACAGACAGCAGTCCGTGGGATAG